From the Ralstonia wenshanensis genome, the window CGCGCTACCGAGAAAATCCAGCTGCTGGACGGATGGCCCAGCATCGCGCAGCAGCGTGCGATCGGCCAGCATGCCGACGAGCCGGTTGTCGTCCAGCGCCTCGCGCACGTGCAGCATGGCGTCTACGCGCCCCAGCGCAATGACCTCCGGCGCTGCTGCAGGGTTGATGGCGGCAACCGCGGCGTTGATGTTGCGTGCGTTCTCTTCATACATGGCGACGGCCACGCGCAGATCGGGCACGGTGCGGCCGAGCGCGCGCACCACCTCGAAGCTGCCCAGGTGCGCGCCCAGCAGGAATGCACCGCGCCCCTGCGCCAGCACGTCGTGTATGTGCTGCTGGCCCTGCAACCGGATGTCGAACAGGTCGAAGCGCCCGCTGATCAAGTAGATGCGGTCATGGATGGTCGTGCCGAAGGTGAACATGTGGCAGAACACGTCGCGCAGCGTGGCTGGCCGGCCGAGGGCGCGGCGCAGATAGTCACGCGAAGCACGTCGCGCCTCCGGAGAGGCCGCCACGAAGTACACCGCAATCAGCCACAGCAGGACCCGGCCGAGCGGCCGCCCAAGCCGCAGCGAGAGCCACGTCATCGCGCGCAGCAGCGCGAGGTTGCTGCGCTCCGGACGCTCGGCCCAGTCGGTGCGCTTCATGCGGCAACGCCCTCCGGCGCCGATGCAGACAGCACGCCGCTGGCCACGTCGCGCTCGCCCGCGCGGATGGTGAAGCGGACGGCGTTGCTCGCCGTCGTCTCGAACGCGAGGTCGAGCAACTCCCCGGGTGTCGCAGGACTGAGAAACTTGGCCGAGCTGATCTTGCACGCATCGAGCGAGCGGCCCAGCGCCGCACCAATCGTGTGGAGCGCATGGTCGAGCAGCACCACACCCGGCACGATCGGGTGGCCTGGAAAATGCCCGGGCAACGCCGGGTGATCTGCGGGAATGGTGAAGCGCATGGCGGGCTTGTCTGCGTTGCGGTGCGAATGCTGTGCGACCAGCGCGGCCAGCACATCGCGCGCCAGTTTGCCGGTTTCGTTGCGGGGCAGCGCGTCAACCAGCAGCAGCGGGCGCGGCAGGAATGCTGCATCGATGCGGTCATGCAGGGCGCGCAGCACGTCCGCCGCGCTCAGGCCCGGCGCCACGACCAGTGCCACCAGGCGCGTAACTGCGGCGCTGCCGTGCGTGTGCGGGGCGGTGGACGCATCGTCCGGCATGTAGAACACGCCGTCTTGCACGCCGGCAATCGCGTTGAGCTGATGATTCAGATACGCCAGCGACGAGCGCTTGCCGGCGATGTTGATCAGATCGGTCTTGCGGCCGTGCAGGAGAAAGTGCGTGTCGTCGATCAGCTCAATCACATCGCCCATCGGCACAGGGGTTTCGACGTGGCCGCCATCGGCCCACACCGTTGGGCCATCGTCTTCCGGCGTGCCGGCGCGGGATTCCATGCGGACGCCGGGGTACAGATGCCACGCGGTGTCTTGCGCGGTACGGCGCGTTGCGACCTGACCGGTTTCGGTGCTGCCGTAGATTTCCAGGAGCGGCGCAGACAGGCGCGTCTCGGCCTCCCGCGCCAGCGCCTGCGACAGCGGCGCAGTGGCCGAGAGTACGAGCGATGCGCTCGGCAACGCGGCGTCCGATGCCAGCAGCGCCCGCAGATGCACCGGCGAGGTCACCAGCACGCGTGGTTGCGGTACGGCCTCAAGCGCCTCGCGAATGTCCGCCGGATAGAACGGCTGCCGGTTGCTGAACGCCAGGCCGCCCTGCAGCGCCAGCAGCACCGTCACCTCAAACCCGTACATATGCTGCGCTGGCACGGTGCCGACCAGCGTGAAGGCGCGCCCGTCGTCCAGGCCAAGGTGCGCGACTGCCGTGCGCATGCAACGCACCAGCGCGCCCCATGTCTTGCGATGCGGCACCGGCGTGCCGGTGGATCCGGACGTGAACAACACCGCCATGACTTGCGACGCGTCGATCTGCGGCACGTCAACGAGCGTTGCGTCGACCGTCAACGCATCGGGATAACGAAAGCCCGGCAGGTCGACCGGGCAGGCGGGCGCATCGTGCAGGCAAAACACATCGGGCGCGAACGCCGAAAGCTGACGCACCATCTGCGGCGTCTGCATGGGCGGCAGCAGACTGATCTTGCCGGCCAACAGCGTCGCGCACAGCCCGACGGCAAAGCGGTAACGGTCTGCGCAGGCGTTGAACACGTGGCCGCCCCGCGGCAGCGTCGCGGCCAGCGCCATCACATCGGCCACGAACGCACGTGCGGAGACGGGCGCGCCACCACGCCAGGCCAGCGTGTGTTCGAGTGTTGGATGGGAGACCAGCGGGTAAGTCGGCATGAAGCGAATCTTGAGGGCGTGTGGGTTCAGCGGGAGCGCTCTGTGGCGACGGGTGTGGCGTGCCCGGATTGCTGCGATTGTCGATAGGCGCGTACCGCATCGAACAGACTGGAGTGTGGCTCGCCGCGCAGCACGATGCGGCGGCACAGGTATTCCGCCACGAACATCGCGCCCACCAGCGGCAACGACAGGTAGTTCGCAAACGTGGACCACGTTACGGTCGAGACCGCGGCAAATAGCAGTGTGGACACGGCGGCGGTTGCCAGGAAGAACAGCGTCCATGCGAGCGTGACCCGCCGCGAGTAGCGCGCGATGCGAGGCGTGAGCGTGCCGTGCACCATGTGGGCAAAGCGCGTGCACAGCGGCTCGCGTCCTGCCACCAGCGTGCGGCCGAAAACGTAGGCCATCATCAGGTTAAAGCTTGCATGTTCGAGGTACAGGCCCCAGTCAAAATGCGCTGCCAGCGGCGCGCGGGCCGTCCACAGCATTCCGCAGACGAGCAGCCACAGCGGCAACAGCCATGCCCGATGCGTGGAACGTGTGGCTGCGACCAAGGCAATTGCCAACGGCGGCACGAGCGCCATCGCCAGGCCTATGCCATGCGCGCCCGGCGTGGCCGCTGCGTAATGCGCACCGGCCTGATACGCCACGACCGCGCCCACGCCTGCTGCGCCCCGCGCAAAGCGGGTCAGTCGCGGCATGGCAGGGCAAGGTGGGAGGAGCGGCGCTGCATGGTGATCGTCGGTGGGTGCGGCAGTTTCGTCGTAGGGCGGAGCACATTCTAGGGCCCCGGGCCGGTCTCGCCCGAACCGGCGGCGGCGTGTTTGTAACCGGATGTACGGCGGCCGGCCGGCCCTGCCGTCGCGTCCCTTGCCGCTTTGCGGCGCCCGGCAAGCCGCTGAATCGTTTGCGTCACTTCGGGCAGGCGCCGCCATATGCGGTCTTTGTCACGGTTTCGCGCTATACGGGGTGTGACCCTTCGTCTAGAATCCGCGTAGCTTAAACGACCCCCTTTCACAGGCTGGGCTGGACAAGGCAGGGGCTTCGGGCAAGGAGATCGTCGCGGGCTCTGGCCGCAATCCCCGCTGCACGCCGCCTGTGGTTGCAAGACCGATGAACGACCTGGAAAAAGAGCTCGCCGCGCTCATGATCGGCGAACTGAATCTCGAAGACATTCAACTCGATGCCCTGACCGCCGACACACCGTTGTATGGCGAAGGGTTCGGGCTCGATTCCATCGATATCCTCGAAGTGGCGCTGCTGATCTCGAAGAAATACGGCTTTGAGCTGCGCTCGGGCGATCCCGATAACCAGAAAATCTTCGCCTCGCTGGGCTCGCTCGCGGCCTACGTGGCAGAACACCGCACGCGATAGGCTCGCGCCAGCGCCCGACGCATTCCGTTTTCAACGTTTGGCCGGACCGACGCCATGCCGATGACCGGCGCTTCCACTTCGCACCTCGTTCTGATTCCAAGCTACAACCCAGGCCCCAAGGTTGACGACACCGTGCGCAGTGCGCGCGCGCAGTGGAACCCGGTCTGGGTGGTGGACGACGGCAGCACCGACGGCAGCACCGAACGTCTGCAGGCGATGGCCGCGCAAGACCCGGGGCTGCGCGTGATTGTGCTGCCGCGCAATCGCGGCAAGGGCGTGGCCGTACTGGCCGGGCTGGAAGCCGCCGCCGCGGCGGGCTTTACCTACGTGCTGACCATGGACGCCGACGGGCAGCATCCCGCCAACCTGATCCCCGAATTCATGGCTGCCTCGCAGGCGGCGCCCGACGCGATGATCCTCGGCCAGCCGGTGTTCGACGCAACGGCGCCGCAGATACGTGTGCACGGCCGGCGCCTCTCCAATGGCTGCGCAGACATCGAGACCCTGTGGGCCGGTATTGGCGATACGTTGTTCGGCTTTCGCGTCTATCCGATTGCGCCGCTGGCCGAGATCATGCGCCGGCAGACCTGGATGCGCGGTTTCGATTTCGACCCGGAAGCGGCGGTGCGCCTGTGCTGGGCCGGCGTGCGTCCGATCCGGATGGCTGCGCCGGTGCGCTACTTTCGCGCGCACGAGGGCGGCGTGTCGCATTTCCGGTATCTGCGTGACAACATCCTGCTGGTCGGGATGCATCTACGCCTGGCGGCTGAGGGCATGCTGCGCTTGCCCTCGATGATTGCGCGACGGGTGCAGCGCGGCTGGTAGCCTGCGGCGGCCGGGTTTAGACCGCTTCGGTGGTCGCCCTGGCCTGGTTCAGAAGGGTTTCTGCGGCCTGCCAAGCCTGTGACGCGGCGGACGGATCGCCAATCGCGCGGGCGTCGGCCGTGGCGCCTGACAGCAGCATCACATACACGCCCGCGAGCTGTCGCGCCGCATTGGCGGGCACCACATCCTTGAGCAGCGTTTCCATCATTGCCAGCAGATCGTCGCGGTAGCGCACTGCCACGTCGGTCACCTTGGGGCAGGTGGCGCCAAACTCCGCCAGTGCGCGCTCGAACAGGCACCCTGCAAACTCGGGGGTGCGGAACCACGTGCCGTACCAATCGAAGATGCCCTTGAGGCGGGCAGTGGCGTCGGGCATGGGGCTGAGCGTCTCGGCAATGCTGCCCATGACGAAGGTATAGCGCTGCTCCAGCACTTCCTTGATCAG encodes:
- a CDS encoding LpxL/LpxP family acyltransferase; amino-acid sequence: MKRTDWAERPERSNLALLRAMTWLSLRLGRPLGRVLLWLIAVYFVAASPEARRASRDYLRRALGRPATLRDVFCHMFTFGTTIHDRIYLISGRFDLFDIRLQGQQHIHDVLAQGRGAFLLGAHLGSFEVVRALGRTVPDLRVAVAMYEENARNINAAVAAINPAAAPEVIALGRVDAMLHVREALDDNRLVGMLADRTLLRDAGPSVQQLDFLGSAAAFPLGPLHMAAMLKRPVLFMTGLHLGGNRYAVHFDPLADFTDVRREDRAAAVQAALGRYVERVEHYCRAAPYNWFNYFDFWRDADAADAQNATPAERQTTQTP
- a CDS encoding AMP-binding protein, producing the protein MPTYPLVSHPTLEHTLAWRGGAPVSARAFVADVMALAATLPRGGHVFNACADRYRFAVGLCATLLAGKISLLPPMQTPQMVRQLSAFAPDVFCLHDAPACPVDLPGFRYPDALTVDATLVDVPQIDASQVMAVLFTSGSTGTPVPHRKTWGALVRCMRTAVAHLGLDDGRAFTLVGTVPAQHMYGFEVTVLLALQGGLAFSNRQPFYPADIREALEAVPQPRVLVTSPVHLRALLASDAALPSASLVLSATAPLSQALAREAETRLSAPLLEIYGSTETGQVATRRTAQDTAWHLYPGVRMESRAGTPEDDGPTVWADGGHVETPVPMGDVIELIDDTHFLLHGRKTDLINIAGKRSSLAYLNHQLNAIAGVQDGVFYMPDDASTAPHTHGSAAVTRLVALVVAPGLSAADVLRALHDRIDAAFLPRPLLLVDALPRNETGKLARDVLAALVAQHSHRNADKPAMRFTIPADHPALPGHFPGHPIVPGVVLLDHALHTIGAALGRSLDACKISSAKFLSPATPGELLDLAFETTASNAVRFTIRAGERDVASGVLSASAPEGVAA
- a CDS encoding COG4648 family protein, which gives rise to MPRLTRFARGAAGVGAVVAYQAGAHYAAATPGAHGIGLAMALVPPLAIALVAATRSTHRAWLLPLWLLVCGMLWTARAPLAAHFDWGLYLEHASFNLMMAYVFGRTLVAGREPLCTRFAHMVHGTLTPRIARYSRRVTLAWTLFFLATAAVSTLLFAAVSTVTWSTFANYLSLPLVGAMFVAEYLCRRIVLRGEPHSSLFDAVRAYRQSQQSGHATPVATERSR
- a CDS encoding phosphopantetheine-binding protein, which encodes MNDLEKELAALMIGELNLEDIQLDALTADTPLYGEGFGLDSIDILEVALLISKKYGFELRSGDPDNQKIFASLGSLAAYVAEHRTR
- a CDS encoding glycosyltransferase family 2 protein produces the protein MPMTGASTSHLVLIPSYNPGPKVDDTVRSARAQWNPVWVVDDGSTDGSTERLQAMAAQDPGLRVIVLPRNRGKGVAVLAGLEAAAAAGFTYVLTMDADGQHPANLIPEFMAASQAAPDAMILGQPVFDATAPQIRVHGRRLSNGCADIETLWAGIGDTLFGFRVYPIAPLAEIMRRQTWMRGFDFDPEAAVRLCWAGVRPIRMAAPVRYFRAHEGGVSHFRYLRDNILLVGMHLRLAAEGMLRLPSMIARRVQRGW
- a CDS encoding TetR/AcrR family transcriptional regulator is translated as MRASKRQQVVDKAGELFSKHGFHPVGVDWIIDESGVARMTLYRHFAGKEDLIKEVLEQRYTFVMGSIAETLSPMPDATARLKGIFDWYGTWFRTPEFAGCLFERALAEFGATCPKVTDVAVRYRDDLLAMMETLLKDVVPANAARQLAGVYVMLLSGATADARAIGDPSAASQAWQAAETLLNQARATTEAV